The Xanthomonas sontii genome contains a region encoding:
- a CDS encoding spore coat U domain-containing protein — translation MYLFHRVLAFLVLFAAGTGLAWAQSDSRTFNVKIQITSVCDIQTAPTDVDFGSVNSTQSAINSTGTLNVRCTSGTPYNIALNAGSGSGATVTTRTMGSADASNTARVPYALYRNAARTQNWGSTIGTDTQAGTGNGAVQPITVYGQVASTNYPAGSYSDVVTATVTW, via the coding sequence ATGTACCTCTTCCATCGCGTTCTCGCCTTCCTCGTGCTGTTCGCCGCCGGGACCGGCCTGGCCTGGGCCCAGTCCGACTCGCGCACCTTCAACGTCAAGATCCAGATCACCAGCGTCTGCGACATCCAGACCGCGCCCACCGACGTCGATTTCGGCAGCGTCAATTCCACCCAGAGCGCGATCAACAGCACCGGCACCTTGAACGTGCGCTGCACCTCCGGGACCCCGTACAACATCGCGCTCAACGCCGGTTCCGGCTCAGGCGCCACGGTCACCACCCGCACCATGGGCAGTGCCGACGCCAGCAATACCGCACGCGTGCCGTACGCGCTGTACCGCAATGCCGCGCGCACCCAGAACTGGGGCTCGACCATCGGCACCGACACCCAGGCCGGCACCGGCAATGGTGCAGTGCAACCGATCACCGTCTACGGCCAGGTCGCCAGCACCAACTACCCTGCCGGTTCGTACAGCGACGTCGTCACCGCCACCGTCACCTGGTAA
- the dapD gene encoding 2,3,4,5-tetrahydropyridine-2,6-dicarboxylate N-succinyltransferase codes for MATKKPAAKKSAAKTAAPKKTAKPVAAKPAAPTVASKPPKPAKPAPKPLRAKPVAVPSADELKFTIDSAFERRATLTLDEIEGSTRPVVNRVIDGLESGELRVAEPDGHGGWKVNEWLKKAVLLYFRVNEMAVVEAQPAPFWDKVEARFAGYHEAEFRKAGVRVVPGAVARRGSYFGKDVVLMPSFTNIGAHVGEGTMVDTWATVGSCAQIGKHCHLSGGAGIGGVLEPLQASPTIIEDHCFIGARSEVVEGVVVGHHSVIGMGVFLGQSTRIYNRATGEISYGYVPPYSVVVSGQLPSKDGSHSLYCAVIVKQVDAKTRSKTSVNDLLRGLAD; via the coding sequence ATGGCCACCAAGAAGCCTGCCGCCAAGAAGTCCGCTGCCAAGACGGCGGCCCCCAAGAAGACGGCCAAGCCGGTTGCCGCAAAGCCGGCGGCGCCGACCGTGGCGAGCAAGCCCCCCAAGCCCGCCAAGCCCGCGCCGAAGCCGCTGCGCGCCAAGCCGGTGGCCGTGCCCAGCGCCGACGAGCTGAAGTTCACCATCGACAGCGCCTTCGAGCGCCGTGCCACGCTGACGCTCGACGAGATCGAGGGCTCGACCCGGCCGGTGGTCAACCGCGTGATCGATGGCCTGGAAAGCGGCGAGTTGCGCGTCGCCGAGCCGGACGGGCACGGCGGCTGGAAGGTCAACGAGTGGCTGAAGAAGGCGGTGCTGCTGTATTTCCGGGTCAACGAGATGGCCGTGGTGGAAGCGCAGCCGGCGCCGTTCTGGGACAAGGTGGAAGCGCGCTTCGCCGGCTATCACGAAGCCGAGTTCCGCAAGGCCGGCGTGCGCGTGGTACCGGGCGCGGTGGCGCGCCGCGGCAGCTACTTCGGCAAGGACGTGGTGCTGATGCCGAGCTTCACCAACATCGGTGCGCACGTGGGCGAGGGCACCATGGTCGACACCTGGGCCACGGTCGGTTCCTGCGCGCAGATCGGCAAGCACTGCCACCTGTCCGGCGGTGCCGGCATCGGCGGCGTGCTCGAACCGCTGCAGGCCAGCCCCACCATCATCGAAGACCACTGCTTCATCGGCGCGCGCTCGGAGGTGGTGGAGGGCGTGGTGGTCGGCCATCACAGCGTGATCGGCATGGGCGTGTTCCTGGGCCAGAGCACGCGCATCTACAACCGCGCCACCGGCGAGATCTCCTACGGCTACGTGCCGCCGTACAGCGTGGTGGTGTCCGGGCAGTTGCCGTCCAAGGACGGCTCGCACTCGCTGTACTGCGCGGTGATCGTCAAGCAGGTCGACGCCAAGACCCGCAGCAAGACCAGCGTCAACGACCTGCTGCGCGGCCTGGCCGACTGA
- a CDS encoding arsenate reductase, producing MTTLYGLKNCDTCKKATKWLDRFGVAYTFVDYREHKPTPETLLDWAGQAGGFDALVNKSSTTWRQLPDNKKTPGSDAEWKLLLREYPQLIRRPVVVTDDGKLSQGFSDSGFKQRFGVA from the coding sequence ATGACGACGTTGTACGGATTGAAGAACTGCGACACCTGCAAGAAGGCGACCAAGTGGCTGGACCGCTTCGGCGTGGCCTACACCTTCGTCGATTACCGCGAGCACAAGCCGACCCCGGAGACCCTGCTGGACTGGGCCGGCCAGGCCGGTGGGTTCGACGCGCTGGTCAACAAGTCCTCCACCACCTGGCGGCAGTTGCCCGACAACAAGAAGACACCCGGCTCCGATGCCGAGTGGAAGCTGCTGCTGCGCGAGTATCCGCAACTGATCCGCCGCCCGGTGGTGGTGACCGACGACGGCAAGCTCAGCCAGGGTTTCTCCGACAGCGGCTTCAAGCAGCGGTTCGGGGTGGCGTGA
- the map gene encoding type I methionyl aminopeptidase yields MTVNLKTPQDIEKMRVAGRLAAEVLDLIGPYVKPGVTTAELDRICHDHIVKVQGAVPANVGYRGFPKTVCTSVNNVICHGIPSEGKVLKDGDIVNIDVTVIKDGWHGDTSRMYCAGTPSVMARRLIEATYEAMWRGIRAVKPGATLGDVGHAIQQYAESERFSVVREYCGHGIGKVYHDEPQVLHYGRPGDGLVLKPGMTFTIEPMINEGTRYTRVLPDGWTVVTKDRKLSAQWEHMVAVTEDGVEVLTLSPGGLGEP; encoded by the coding sequence ATGACCGTCAATCTGAAAACTCCGCAGGACATCGAGAAGATGCGCGTGGCCGGCCGCCTGGCCGCCGAGGTACTGGACCTGATCGGCCCGTACGTGAAGCCCGGCGTCACCACCGCCGAGCTGGACCGCATCTGCCACGACCATATCGTCAAGGTGCAGGGGGCGGTGCCGGCCAACGTCGGCTATCGCGGCTTTCCGAAGACCGTGTGCACGTCGGTGAACAACGTCATCTGCCACGGCATCCCCAGTGAGGGCAAGGTCCTGAAGGACGGCGACATCGTCAACATCGACGTCACCGTGATCAAGGACGGCTGGCATGGCGACACCAGCCGCATGTACTGCGCGGGCACGCCGTCGGTGATGGCGCGGCGCCTGATCGAGGCCACCTACGAGGCGATGTGGCGCGGCATCCGCGCGGTGAAGCCGGGCGCCACGCTCGGCGACGTCGGCCATGCCATCCAGCAGTACGCCGAGAGCGAGCGCTTCAGCGTGGTGCGCGAGTACTGCGGCCACGGCATCGGCAAGGTCTACCACGACGAACCGCAGGTGCTGCACTACGGCCGGCCGGGCGATGGCCTGGTGCTGAAGCCGGGCATGACCTTCACCATCGAGCCGATGATCAACGAGGGCACGCGCTACACCCGCGTGCTGCCGGACGGCTGGACCGTGGTGACCAAGGACCGCAAGCTCTCCGCGCAATGGGAGCACATGGTCGCCGTCACCGAGGATGGGGTGGAGGTCCTGACCCTGTCGCCGGGCGGCCTCGGCGAACCGTGA
- a CDS encoding fimbria/pilus outer membrane usher protein: MASRARSRCSWTPRRPELLLALWVGSAALAVAQPQPPPEATAPAQETLYLEVTLNQTRQPGLFQFQRDGEQLRASAATLRQLGLRVDGSDASAAIALGDLDGVRFRYDASLQQVTIDAPVALLDVATTRIDARGGVPSLPATSSPGALLDYDLYASRQGGASNLTASGELRVFGLGQGLLRQSFVGRVYREPQQDWRAQTIRLDTQWQWSLPERMTSVVLGDTFSSSTSWSRTVRLGGVRVGSDFGLQPYRAITPLPEFLGEVAVPSSVDLYVNGIRQYGAQLPAGPFQLSAAPGVDGAGNAQVVITDAYGRTRSLAFPFYATQDLLASGLTDWSLALGRVREAYGVADFAYAGDTVGSASWRRGLGPRFTAEAHAEAGAGVRNAGVGGLWLLPRAGVFGASLAHGGAAGQQGLQYALSYRWNNGRFNLAMDTQRAQSGYRDVAARYGAAPPRISERALFGSTWDGVGNIALSYVRLAYPDSGDQRYASLFWTRALPRQSSLNLSINQNLDQVRDRSVYLGWSIALDGRRQAGVAVQRIGARTSATADLSQAAAADGGSGWRLQARGGQDGGGGLAEASWRGDSARYASGIASAGGQRYAYAEASGGVAWIGGGWFPGRDLDQAFALVSTGGVADVPVLLENRPIGRTDARGFLLVTPLLAWQHNRLSIDPMRLPPELRPEQVDQIVVPRDRTGVVVAFPIRRSDGVLVQLHDAADAPLPVGSRVHGPGVDTVVGYDGQAYVEGLAPGRNDLEVDMQGSHCRFRIERPTQAPPTRLGPLRCLPERTP, encoded by the coding sequence ATGGCGAGCCGCGCGCGCAGTCGCTGTTCGTGGACGCCGCGGCGCCCTGAACTGCTGCTGGCGCTGTGGGTCGGCAGCGCCGCGCTCGCCGTCGCCCAGCCTCAGCCCCCGCCCGAGGCGACCGCTCCGGCGCAGGAGACCCTGTACCTGGAGGTCACCCTGAACCAGACCCGCCAGCCCGGCCTGTTCCAGTTCCAACGCGACGGCGAGCAACTGCGCGCCAGCGCCGCCACCCTGCGCCAGCTCGGCCTGCGCGTGGACGGCAGCGACGCCAGCGCGGCGATCGCCCTGGGCGACCTGGACGGCGTGCGCTTCCGCTACGACGCCAGCCTGCAGCAGGTGACGATCGACGCGCCGGTGGCGCTGCTGGACGTCGCCACCACCCGCATCGACGCGCGCGGCGGCGTGCCGTCGCTGCCGGCGACCAGTTCACCCGGCGCACTGCTCGACTACGACCTCTACGCCAGCCGCCAGGGCGGCGCCAGCAATCTCACCGCCAGTGGCGAGCTGCGCGTGTTCGGTCTGGGCCAGGGCCTGCTGCGGCAGTCCTTCGTCGGCCGCGTGTACCGCGAGCCGCAGCAGGACTGGCGTGCTCAGACGATCCGCCTGGACACGCAATGGCAGTGGTCGCTGCCCGAGCGCATGACCAGCGTGGTGCTGGGCGACACCTTCAGCAGCAGCACCAGTTGGAGCCGCACCGTGCGCCTGGGCGGCGTGCGGGTGGGCAGCGACTTCGGCCTGCAGCCGTATCGCGCGATCACCCCGTTGCCGGAATTCCTCGGCGAAGTGGCGGTGCCGTCCAGCGTGGACCTGTACGTCAACGGCATCCGCCAGTACGGCGCGCAGCTGCCGGCCGGGCCGTTCCAGCTGTCCGCCGCGCCGGGCGTGGACGGCGCCGGCAATGCCCAGGTGGTGATCACCGACGCCTACGGCCGCACCCGCTCGCTGGCCTTTCCGTTCTATGCGACCCAGGATCTGCTGGCCAGCGGCCTGACCGACTGGTCGCTGGCGCTGGGCCGGGTGCGCGAGGCGTACGGCGTCGCCGATTTCGCCTATGCCGGCGACACCGTCGGCAGCGCCAGCTGGCGGCGCGGCCTCGGCCCGCGCTTCACCGCCGAGGCACATGCCGAGGCCGGCGCCGGCGTGCGCAACGCCGGGGTCGGCGGCCTGTGGCTGTTGCCGCGCGCCGGCGTGTTCGGCGCCTCGCTGGCGCACGGCGGTGCGGCCGGCCAGCAAGGCCTGCAGTACGCGTTGAGCTACCGCTGGAACAACGGCCGCTTCAACCTGGCGATGGATACCCAGCGCGCGCAATCCGGCTACCGCGACGTGGCCGCGCGCTACGGCGCCGCGCCGCCGCGGATCAGCGAGCGCGCCCTGTTCGGCAGCACCTGGGACGGCGTCGGCAACATCGCCCTGAGCTACGTGCGCCTGGCCTACCCCGACAGCGGCGACCAACGCTACGCCAGCCTGTTCTGGACCCGAGCCCTGCCGCGGCAGTCGTCGTTGAACCTGAGCATCAACCAGAACCTGGACCAGGTCCGCGACCGCAGCGTGTACCTGGGCTGGTCGATCGCGCTGGACGGCCGCCGCCAGGCCGGCGTCGCCGTGCAACGCATCGGCGCGCGCACCAGTGCGACGGCCGACCTCAGCCAGGCGGCCGCCGCCGACGGCGGCAGCGGCTGGCGGCTGCAGGCGCGCGGCGGGCAGGACGGCGGCGGCGGCCTGGCCGAGGCCAGCTGGCGTGGCGACAGCGCCCGCTACGCCAGCGGCATCGCCAGCGCCGGCGGCCAGCGCTACGCCTATGCGGAAGCGTCGGGCGGCGTGGCCTGGATCGGCGGCGGCTGGTTCCCTGGCCGCGATCTCGACCAGGCCTTCGCCCTGGTCTCCACCGGCGGCGTCGCCGACGTGCCGGTGCTGCTGGAGAACCGGCCGATCGGCCGCACCGATGCGCGCGGTTTCCTGCTGGTCACGCCGCTGCTGGCCTGGCAGCACAACCGGCTGTCGATCGATCCGATGCGCCTGCCGCCCGAGTTGCGGCCGGAGCAGGTCGACCAGATCGTGGTGCCGCGCGATCGGACCGGGGTGGTGGTGGCGTTCCCGATCCGCCGCAGCGACGGCGTGCTGGTGCAACTGCACGACGCCGCCGACGCGCCGCTGCCGGTCGGCAGCCGGGTGCATGGACCGGGCGTCGACACCGTGGTCGGCTACGATGGCCAGGCCTATGTGGAAGGGCTCGCGCCCGGCCGCAACGACCTGGAGGTGGACATGCAAGGAAGCCACTGCCGGTTCCGGATCGAGCGCCCGACGCAGGCGCCGCCCACCCGGCTGGGTCCGCTGCGCTGCCTGCCGGAGCGCACGCCGTGA
- a CDS encoding molecular chaperone → MRLRLPSFLRLPALAALWLAAAGAAAAASLQVAPTSVSLRAEETAQGLWLSNSGDVPLRAQVRVFRWQQRDGEDVLDPSDRIALSPPMLQLAPHARQLVRVIRLDPAPAAGEDAYRILVDELPSQDAGGNASAGLQFVLRYSVPVFLKPAATTAPALRARLLRDGAGAALEVRNEGNGHAQLVDLQFVAGDGRRSAIAEGLAGYVLPGQRKRWPLPAALAQTQGTFEARINGEPRAQSLFVDAAAP, encoded by the coding sequence ATGCGTTTGCGACTGCCTTCCTTCCTGCGCCTGCCGGCACTCGCCGCGCTGTGGCTGGCGGCGGCCGGCGCGGCTGCCGCCGCGAGCCTGCAGGTGGCGCCGACCTCGGTGTCGCTGCGTGCCGAGGAGACCGCGCAGGGCCTGTGGCTGAGCAACAGTGGCGACGTGCCGCTGCGCGCGCAGGTGCGCGTGTTCCGCTGGCAGCAGCGCGACGGCGAGGATGTGCTCGACCCCAGCGACCGCATCGCGCTCAGCCCGCCGATGCTGCAACTGGCGCCGCACGCGCGGCAACTGGTGCGGGTGATCCGCCTGGATCCCGCGCCCGCCGCCGGCGAGGACGCCTATCGCATCCTGGTCGACGAACTGCCCAGCCAGGATGCCGGCGGCAACGCCAGCGCCGGGCTGCAGTTCGTGCTGCGCTATTCGGTGCCGGTGTTCCTCAAGCCGGCCGCGACCACGGCGCCGGCACTGCGCGCGCGGCTGCTCCGCGACGGCGCGGGGGCGGCGCTGGAAGTGCGCAATGAGGGCAACGGCCACGCGCAGCTTGTGGACCTGCAGTTCGTCGCCGGCGACGGCCGCCGCAGCGCCATCGCCGAGGGCCTGGCCGGCTACGTGCTGCCGGGCCAACGCAAGCGCTGGCCGCTGCCGGCGGCGCTGGCGCAGACCCAGGGAACGTTCGAGGCAAGGATCAATGGCGAGCCGCGCGCGCAGTCGCTGTTCGTGGACGCCGCGGCGCCCTGA
- a CDS encoding GNAT family N-acetyltransferase yields the protein MTVRPYRADDWARLCAIHDAARLEELQAAGLPEAFLPLPIAAEREGLFDYRVQVAECDGQVLGFVADDGEELAWLYVDPAARRRGVGQALVAAVQDASPAGLALELLEGNAAALAFYRACGFVETGTHGGRMPGNEAFAVRVQCMRWPGIAP from the coding sequence GTGACCGTCCGCCCTTACCGGGCCGACGACTGGGCGCGCCTGTGCGCCATCCACGATGCCGCGCGCCTGGAAGAACTGCAGGCGGCGGGGCTGCCGGAGGCGTTCCTGCCGCTGCCGATCGCGGCCGAGCGCGAAGGCCTGTTCGATTACCGCGTGCAGGTCGCCGAGTGCGATGGCCAGGTGCTCGGCTTCGTCGCCGACGATGGCGAGGAACTGGCCTGGCTGTACGTGGATCCGGCCGCGCGCCGGCGCGGTGTCGGCCAGGCGCTGGTGGCCGCGGTGCAGGACGCCAGCCCGGCCGGCCTGGCCCTGGAATTGCTGGAGGGCAATGCCGCGGCGCTGGCGTTCTACCGCGCCTGCGGTTTCGTCGAAACCGGCACGCACGGCGGGCGCATGCCTGGCAACGAAGCTTTCGCGGTGCGCGTGCAGTGCATGCGCTGGCCCGGCATCGCGCCGTAG
- the dapE gene encoding succinyl-diaminopimelate desuccinylase: MSDVLELACDLIARPSVTPDDAGCQDLIAQRLQRAGFAIERLRCGEVDNLWATHRGGDGPVLALLGHTDVVPPGPREAWSSDPFAPQVRDGVLYGRGAADMKGSVAAFVVAAERFVAAQPQHPGTLALLLTSDEEGDAIDGVRHVARVFAERGERIDWCITGEPSSTERLGDLLRVGRRGSLSGALRVRGVQGHVAYPHKARNPIHLAAPALAELVAQHWDDGYESFPPTSLQLSNIHAGTGANNVIPGELQVAFNLRYTPHWDAPRLEAEIAALFDRHGLDYDLRWHRSGEPFYTPEGTLRRVAREVLGEVAGAPPEESTGGGTSDARFIAPLGAQCIEVGPVNASIHQVDEHVRVADLEALPDLYLRLIERLLR, translated from the coding sequence ATGTCCGATGTCCTTGAACTCGCCTGCGACCTGATCGCCCGCCCGTCGGTCACCCCCGACGATGCCGGCTGCCAGGACCTGATCGCGCAGCGGCTGCAGCGCGCCGGTTTCGCCATCGAGCGGCTGCGCTGCGGCGAGGTCGACAACCTGTGGGCCACCCATCGCGGCGGCGACGGTCCGGTGCTGGCGCTGCTCGGCCATACCGACGTGGTGCCGCCGGGGCCGCGCGAGGCCTGGAGCAGCGATCCGTTCGCGCCGCAGGTCCGCGATGGCGTGCTGTACGGGCGCGGCGCCGCCGACATGAAGGGCAGCGTGGCCGCCTTCGTGGTCGCCGCCGAGCGGTTCGTGGCCGCGCAGCCGCAGCATCCGGGCACGCTGGCGCTGCTGCTGACCAGCGACGAGGAAGGCGATGCGATCGACGGCGTGCGCCATGTGGCGCGCGTGTTCGCCGAGCGTGGCGAGCGCATCGATTGGTGCATCACCGGCGAACCCTCGTCCACCGAGCGGCTCGGCGATCTGCTGCGGGTCGGCCGTCGCGGCAGCCTTTCCGGTGCGCTGCGCGTGCGCGGCGTGCAGGGGCACGTGGCCTATCCGCACAAGGCGCGCAACCCGATCCACCTGGCCGCGCCGGCACTGGCCGAGCTCGTGGCGCAGCACTGGGACGACGGCTACGAAAGCTTCCCGCCGACCAGTCTGCAACTCTCCAACATCCATGCCGGTACCGGCGCCAACAACGTCATTCCCGGCGAACTGCAGGTCGCCTTCAACCTGCGCTACACCCCGCACTGGGATGCGCCGCGGCTGGAAGCGGAGATCGCCGCGCTGTTCGATCGCCATGGCCTGGACTACGACCTGCGCTGGCACCGCAGCGGCGAGCCGTTCTACACCCCCGAAGGCACGCTGCGCCGGGTGGCGCGCGAGGTGCTGGGCGAGGTCGCCGGCGCGCCGCCGGAGGAGAGCACCGGCGGCGGCACCTCCGATGCGCGCTTCATCGCCCCGCTGGGCGCGCAATGCATCGAGGTCGGCCCGGTCAACGCCAGCATCCACCAGGTCGACGAGCACGTGCGCGTGGCCGACCTGGAGGCGTTGCCGGATCTGTACCTGCGCCTGATCGAACGGTTGCTGCGGTAA
- a CDS encoding [protein-PII] uridylyltransferase, which translates to MPGAGVDDAGWAAAVRQLLAQTDARLSKRFDQGDDIDRLLALRARALDQLIRHAWSRCVPREAGLALFAVGGYGRGELFPRSDIDLLVFGDLDPAYEPALARLFPLLWDAGVPVSHAVRSAAQCTAACADQTVLTALIEARPLQADAAAKAALAAAIAPQRVWPPREFFMAKREELQARHQRFGDTADNLEPDIKDGPGGLRDLHTLGWMALRAFGVRDLEPLIGLGHVGGDEAAALRRERRELARLRYGLHLVANRPEERLRFDYQKTLAQRLGFSDDVESLGVEKMMQRFYRSAAIVRRLSDRLLQRFEEQFDGEAQPQPLHGGFSLRRGYLAADDERWPQADPVQVFALFATWAAHGEIRGLHSLTARALAEALPHLPAYASASPTARERFLVLLRGPRAVQTLTRMARLGVLGQWIPAFAQVSGRMQFDLFHVYTVDQHTLMVLKNMAVFANARADERFSIAHEVWPRLRKPELLLLAGLFHDIAKGRGGDHSELGAVDARAFCAAHALSAADTELVAWLVEQHLRMSVTAQKQDIADPEVIHRFASLVGDRERLDYLYLLTCADIAGTSPKLWNAWKDRLLADLYFAARRALREGLEHPLPVAERLQEAREAARALMHIQGHDDAIIDRQFAGMPDESFLRFRPEQLAWQATSLMEVELGGTLVKVRPVTPDDAALEVFVYSPDRDGLFAAIVMTLDRLGYGIHRARVLDAPHGAIFDTFEVMPADAFASGDIAQLQAGLREALAGDLARLRPARRVVPRQLRHFRFAPRIEFRESLDGRLTRLSLVAPDRPGLLSDVAQVLRRQHLRVHDARIATFGERAEDLFHITDEHNLPLPDAARQALQAALQACLDPDTPPGDPR; encoded by the coding sequence ATGCCCGGCGCCGGCGTCGACGACGCCGGTTGGGCCGCCGCGGTCCGGCAACTGCTGGCGCAGACCGATGCGCGGCTGAGCAAGCGTTTCGACCAGGGCGATGACATCGATCGCCTGCTGGCGCTGCGCGCGCGCGCGCTCGACCAGTTGATCCGTCACGCCTGGAGCCGCTGCGTGCCGCGCGAGGCCGGGCTGGCGTTGTTCGCGGTCGGCGGCTATGGCCGTGGCGAACTGTTCCCGCGCTCGGACATCGACCTGCTGGTGTTCGGCGACCTCGATCCCGCCTACGAACCGGCGCTGGCACGGCTGTTCCCGCTGTTGTGGGACGCCGGCGTGCCGGTGAGCCATGCGGTGCGCTCGGCCGCGCAGTGCACTGCGGCCTGCGCCGACCAGACCGTGCTGACCGCGCTGATCGAGGCACGCCCGCTGCAGGCCGACGCCGCCGCCAAGGCGGCGCTGGCGGCGGCCATCGCCCCGCAGCGGGTATGGCCGCCGCGCGAATTCTTCATGGCCAAGCGCGAGGAACTGCAGGCCCGCCACCAGCGCTTCGGCGACACCGCCGACAACCTGGAGCCGGACATCAAGGACGGCCCCGGCGGCCTGCGCGACCTGCATACGCTGGGCTGGATGGCGCTGCGCGCATTCGGCGTGCGCGACCTGGAGCCGTTGATCGGCCTGGGCCACGTCGGCGGCGACGAAGCCGCGGCGCTGCGCCGCGAGCGCCGCGAACTGGCGCGCTTGCGCTACGGGCTGCACCTGGTCGCCAACCGCCCGGAAGAGCGCCTGCGCTTCGATTACCAGAAGACCCTGGCGCAGCGCCTGGGCTTCTCCGACGACGTCGAGAGCCTGGGCGTCGAAAAGATGATGCAGCGCTTCTATCGCAGCGCGGCGATCGTGCGCCGGCTCAGCGACCGGCTGCTGCAGCGGTTCGAGGAACAGTTCGACGGCGAGGCGCAGCCGCAGCCGCTGCACGGCGGCTTCTCGCTGCGCCGCGGCTACCTGGCCGCCGACGACGAGCGCTGGCCGCAGGCCGACCCGGTGCAGGTGTTCGCGCTGTTCGCCACCTGGGCCGCGCACGGCGAGATCCGCGGTCTGCATTCGCTGACCGCGCGCGCGCTGGCCGAGGCGCTGCCGCATCTGCCGGCCTACGCCAGCGCCAGCCCGACCGCGCGCGAGCGCTTCCTGGTGCTGTTGCGCGGCCCGCGCGCGGTGCAGACGCTGACCCGGATGGCGCGGCTGGGCGTGCTCGGGCAGTGGATCCCCGCCTTCGCGCAGGTGTCCGGGCGCATGCAGTTCGACCTGTTCCACGTGTACACGGTCGACCAGCACACGCTGATGGTGCTGAAGAACATGGCGGTGTTCGCCAACGCGCGTGCCGACGAGCGCTTCTCCATCGCCCACGAAGTCTGGCCACGGCTGCGCAAGCCGGAACTGCTGCTGCTGGCCGGCCTGTTCCACGACATCGCCAAGGGCCGCGGCGGCGACCATTCGGAGCTGGGCGCGGTGGATGCGCGCGCGTTCTGCGCCGCGCACGCGCTCAGCGCCGCCGACACCGAACTGGTCGCCTGGCTGGTCGAGCAGCACCTGCGCATGTCGGTGACCGCGCAGAAGCAGGACATCGCCGATCCGGAGGTGATCCATCGCTTCGCCAGCCTGGTCGGCGACCGCGAGCGTCTGGACTATCTGTACCTGCTGACCTGCGCCGACATCGCCGGCACCAGCCCCAAGCTATGGAATGCGTGGAAGGATCGGCTGCTGGCCGACCTGTACTTCGCCGCGCGCCGCGCCCTGCGCGAAGGCCTGGAGCATCCGCTGCCGGTGGCCGAGCGCCTGCAGGAGGCGCGCGAGGCCGCGCGCGCGCTGATGCACATCCAGGGCCACGACGACGCCATCATCGACCGCCAGTTCGCCGGCATGCCGGACGAGAGCTTCCTGCGCTTCCGTCCCGAGCAACTGGCCTGGCAGGCGACCTCGCTGATGGAGGTGGAACTCGGTGGCACCCTGGTCAAGGTGCGCCCGGTCACCCCCGACGACGCGGCGCTGGAAGTGTTCGTGTATTCGCCGGACCGCGACGGCCTGTTCGCCGCGATCGTGATGACCCTGGACCGGCTCGGCTACGGCATCCATCGCGCGCGCGTGCTCGACGCCCCGCACGGGGCGATCTTCGACACCTTCGAGGTGATGCCGGCCGATGCCTTCGCCAGCGGCGACATCGCGCAGTTGCAGGCCGGACTGCGCGAGGCGCTGGCCGGCGACCTGGCGCGGCTGCGCCCGGCGCGGCGGGTGGTGCCGCGCCAGCTGCGGCATTTCCGCTTCGCCCCGCGCATCGAATTCCGCGAAAGCCTCGACGGCCGCCTGACCCGGCTCAGCCTGGTCGCGCCGGACCGCCCGGGGCTGCTGTCGGACGTGGCCCAGGTGCTGCGCCGGCAGCACCTGCGCGTGCACGACGCGCGCATCGCCACCTTCGGCGAGCGCGCCGAGGATCTGTTCCACATCACCGACGAGCACAACCTGCCGTTGCCCGACGCCGCCCGCCAGGCGTTGCAGGCCGCGCTGCAGGCCTGCCTTGACCCCGATACCCCGCCTGGAGACCCCCGCTGA